The stretch of DNA AAGTACAAATGTTAAAGAGGGAATAAGAAGTATAGAAAAGAgcaaaaaaggggaaaaaaaaattcaagattACAGAATGGATGCTAAACTATTTGTACATGCTTGAAATCGCATCTCCCTTGGAACTGCCATGAGTAGAACAAACAGAAGTGGTCAACCATTCTCTTATTCCTGGTTTATGTGAAAATAGGCACCATTGCTTTTTAAAAATTCAGCCAATAACTGCTAACAGAATAGAATCACTCCCAGGACTCTTAATACCATCTCTTGTTTCCTATTTGGAAACTTTTAAACTATGATTTGAACAGATCAAACATACTATAAACTTGTTTCCTGAAGTCAGTTTGACACCGAAGTTTATTTTCAAGAATGTTACAAAAAGATGAAAACATATTGTTTATGTAGATAATGACCCTTATTAGTTGATCTATTTTCCCAGATGCTGGTGCTTGGAAATATGTTGAGCAAAATAGACATGCATATTTTGACAAAATGCAGGTATTCCCAGATGCTGGTGCTTGGAATTTGTGCACTTATATATCAGTTGTCCTTTGATAGTTTGTTCATTTTTCCAAGCTCCTAGTTTCACTTGCCAAGTTCCTTTTTTGTTGCTAAACTCAAGGCATTATAACCATAAGgatgttatttttgtttgaattgtTCAAAATTTCATAGATTATTTTGTATCCTTTGGCAGGTCTGGGATTATACTGGGCTGGGGTATGCTAGATACAATGCAAGAGATGTAAATAAAGACTTGCTTGGGTAAAAGTGTGAACATATGTGACATTGAAGAGAGCCTCTTTTTGAGAACAGCTATCATATTAATAATACCTTAAACTTGATCATTCAGGTATGTAGCAGAGAATAAAGTTCTCCATAGTGCCTTATTGTCATGCATACAGGTAGAATAtcagaatattttattttatttcattttgtgaTCTATAGTATATTTTTTGCATTTTAACTGCATGAACTGTGTTTTCTGTTggaaattcttttcatttttcacaGTTGGAAGCTGTTAGGAGGATTTTTAATCCTCCTCTTCTTTAATCTTTGTTCTCCTTAGATGTTATAAATGATCCAAATTGCTATTAACACTGGTATAAAAATGAAGAGAGGTTTTGTATGATATCCTTGGATGCTCAGAAATTTCTTGTAAGTCTAAGTCATCAATTTACGTGTAGGTTTCAGATCCATCACAACTAAATCACTAAATCTAGCTAGCTATGTTTTTTTCTGCTTCCAAGGTTCTTCTGTCAAGATTATTCCTTATGTCAGTAGAAAACTTTGTTACTCTAAGGCATGATACTTAATTGTATTGCAAACTACTAATTTTTGGCAGGATTCTGATTTCAAGAGAACAATATATCCATTGAGGTTAAATTCAATGACTTTGAACCGAAGCAGCATGTCTCTAGTGGAGGAGAATATGAGCAGCAGAGAATCATCATCTGCTCAAGGCCAATGTGCAAGGCTGCAACTTAGTGATGGCAATAGCATATATGCAAAGTTGGTGGTAATTAAACTTTGGGTAAAGTATACTTTGTCCCTgaagtttgacaaaagtttcaaaaatacccttaagttttattttgattctattttgtctcagaagttttcaatttgcatcaaatataccccagacggctaatttttcaaaaaattaagaccgattcaacaacaatttcataagaacgacccctcaacacaagcaaatcaagcatacttttcatgcattattgttatattggtcttaaatttttttgaaaatttagccatCAAGgctatatttgatgcaaataaaaaacatctgggacaaaattgaaacaaaataaaacttagggatattttttaaacttttgtcaaacttcagggacaaaaaatatactttacccttaaACTTTTGATTATGAATTTGTTATAATTGCATTGTGATAAATAGTTGGCAAAACATTGGTAATTTACATTCTGGTAACAAGTTAGAAGCTATCTGATTATTGCAATTTTATATGCAAAAATTGATATCTGATTAAACATGATTGTCTTGAAGGTTGGGGCCGACGGAGGAAAATCACGTGTTAGAGAATTGGCAGGATTCAAAACAACTGGATGGAACTATTCTCAGAATGCAATCATCTGCACAGTAGAGCATCCTTCTGAAAATCGATGTGCATGGCAGCGGTTTCTACCTACAGGACCAATTGCACTTTTACCCATCGGTGATAAGTTCAGCAATATTGTTTGGACCATGAGCCCAACAGAATCAAACCAGCGCAAATCAATTGCTGAGGAAGAATTTTTGAAGGATGTGAACTCCGCTTTAGATTATGGATGTGGACCTCATCCTACTTCAAGCTTATCTGGAACCCGAGATGTGTTCTCTTGGTTTCAAATGGATACAACAGTATCAGCCAATGAATCCTTTGAAGTTCCACCGAAAATAACTTAGCTAGCTTCTGAAAGGATGGTGTTTCCTTTGTCTTTACGCCATGCCAACTCCTATGCTTCGAAACGTGTTGTTCTTATTGGAGATGCAGCCCACACTGTCCATCCTCTTGCTGGTCAAGGAGTCAATTTGGGTTTCGGAGATGCATATTCTCTTTCAAGAATTATTGCAGAGGGCATTGCTTTAGGCACTGACATCGGAGAGGTATTTATTGTTTACAATGAGCTTATCAATACATATATGTGAAGTTAGATACTTACATATTCTATTTGTCACTCTTTGTGAACTCAAAGCATCCCTTGTATATGTATGTTCTGATTTAATTTGAAAGAGTTTGAAGGTTGGAGGATGAGGTATCTTCCTAAAGTAGTGTCATTGGAGAGATCAAGGATCAAGGGTGCGCTTGctttgcattttgattttctgatttcattttcaatattttttttttctggattttgtgaaggaaaaagagaaaagagtgaAAACAACAAatcctattttctattttcacttGTTGTTTCCttcacaaaattataaaaacagaaaacactggaaatcaaaacagaaaatgaaaacgTAAACCAAACGCGCCTTGctatataaattttgaagttGGGATTGCTTTCTGGCGCCTTTACACCCTTGTGTGGGACTTTGCCAGGGATATGGAATGGAATGGCATGTAACTAGTatgattctttcttctttgtgcATGCTTGCTGTGCAGGTGAACTTGCTAAAGAAGTATGAAGCGGAGAGGAAACCAGCAAATATTTCCATGGTGGCGATCCTTGAAAGCTTCCAGAAAGCTTACTCAGTTGATTTCGGACCTTTTAATATACTTCGAGCTGCAGCCTTCCATGGCGCAAATTATATACCACCGCTGAAAAGAAGTATAATTTCTTATGCTTCCGGAGAGCAAAACTTGCCCGTCTTCTTGTAATGTCGTTTCGGCCAAGTCATTTGCTGGCTTCAACTGGCAGATGAAAATCTtgcttgtttgttttactaATACTGGCATCAAAATAAGTTTTACATGAAGGTTCAAACactagctttttgctttttttgcttttttttttcttttatttccctTAAATGGGGGCTTGTGTATGAGACATGAGTCAATGGCCATGTTAAATTGTTCTGTGTTGATCCTTCACTGAAACTGTGGCCGTTGTGTGTAAATAGCACCAAAAGTTGTTTGCATGATGGAAGTTTTGATGTAATAAGTAGATAATGTTACTTTGATGATAAATTCAAAGCATTCTGAAAATATTGGCCCATGATTATGCACTTttcattatgattttttttaatgggGGATATTAGGTAT from Arachis duranensis cultivar V14167 chromosome 4, aradu.V14167.gnm2.J7QH, whole genome shotgun sequence encodes:
- the LOC107484535 gene encoding LOW QUALITY PROTEIN: uncharacterized protein LOC107484535 (The sequence of the model RefSeq protein was modified relative to this genomic sequence to represent the inferred CDS: substituted 1 base at 1 genomic stop codon), with the protein product MTKQLSVAIIDSNPALSGSMSIKKEDPPDPRVSTVTPATISFMKDAGAWKYVEQNRHAYFDKMQVWDYTGLGYARYNARDVNKDLLGYVAENKVLHSALLSCIQDSDFKRTIYPLRLNSMTLNRSSMSLVEENMSSRESSSAQGQCARLQLSDGNSIYAKLVVGADGGKSRVRELAGFKTTGWNYSQNAIICTVEHPSENRCAWQRFLPTGPIALLPIGDKFSNIVWTMSPTESNQRKSIAEEEFLKDVNSALDYGCGPHPTSSLSGTRDVFSWFQMDTTVSANESFEVPPKITXLASERMVFPLSLRHANSYASKRVVLIGDAAHTVHPLAGQGVNLGFGDAYSLSRIIAEGIALGTDIGEVNLLKKYEAERKPANISMVAILESFQKAYSVDFGPFNILRAAAFHGANYIPPLKRSIISYASGEQNLPVFL